From the Myripristis murdjan chromosome 14, fMyrMur1.1, whole genome shotgun sequence genome, one window contains:
- the LOC115371840 gene encoding early growth response protein 1-A-like: MAATKAELLLSALQISDPLAGFPPPLSPLDGYPKLEELQMLLQSAAAGGSLLAASAAEGAGLLSGDPADFGDSFPELSVGYGDTKGLPDLQNLSSLPSRLPPLTYSGRFTLEPTTASSSSSLLTEPFLSLVTGLVSMATSPSAACSLSSTSSGSSSSPSSSQPTLSSVQISDSSGDVSSVYSASPTYTSSANSDLLFHPPDSQPASQAFPAPPGQPQCPPPAYPSPGSRLALQSPSVMVPMLPDYLLSQQQLQESELSLLAQDQKPLLGQVQGLQSLTLQLPQQQQQPPLTPLSTIKAFSSQIQPQPHSLLAQGSAAGSAYQSQPAKPGRARKYPVGRQCKTPPHERPYACPAEGCDRRFSRSDELTRHVRVHTGQKPFQCRICMRSFSRSDHLTTHIRTHTGEKPFACTECGRKFARSDERKRHAKIHLRQRDRKTDKNPSPPTSSSSSSAPVSIADPSPVPVYSSPPTSSPCSSSYSSPGHSSFTASPATSLFTSSSSSFSSLNVQVASPCFTSPSSSSHVYTSSSSPQLYSSCSSPMGSPQSDVPAQLPSPHSSDIC, from the exons ATGGCTGCAACAAAGGCAGAGCTACTTTTGTCCGCCCTGCAGATATCCGACCCCCTGGCCggcttccctcctcctctctccccgcTGGACGGCTACCCgaagctggaggagctgcagatgctgctgcagAGCGCCGCGGCGGGGGGCTCACTGCTGGCCGCATCGGCCGCAGAGGGAGCCGGGCTGCTGAGCGGGGACCCGGCGGACTTCGGAG ACTCCTTCCCAGAGCTGTCAGTTGGTTATGGTGACACCAAAGGCCTTCCAGACCTCCAgaacctctcctctcttccatcGCGGCTGCCTCCTCTCACCTACAGTGGGCGCTTCACTCTGGAGCCCACcactgccagcagcagcagcagcctgctgACAGAGCCTTTCCTTAGCCTGGTCACCGGGTTGGTCAGCATGGCCACTTCCCCttctgcagcctgcagcctctcCTCTACTTCCTCAGGGTCCTCCTCGTCACCATCTTCATCCCAGCCCACCTTGAGCTCCGTCCAGATCAGCGACAGCTCTGGCGACGTCAGTTCAGTCTATTCTGCATCGCCAACATACACCTCCTCAGCTAACTCGGATCTCCTCTTCCATCCTCCTGACTCTCAGCCAGCCTCCCAGGCCTTCCCTGCACCTCCAGGCCAGCCACAGTGCCCTCCTCCTGCCTACCCAAGCCCAGGCTCCAGGCTGGCACTCCAGAGTCCCTCTGTCATGGTGCCCATGCTCCCTGACTACCTCCtgtcccagcagcagctgcaggagagcGAACTCAGCCTGTTGGCCCAGGACCAGAAGCCTCTACTCGGCCAGGTGCAGGGCCTGCAGAGCCTCACCCTGCAGCtaccccagcagcagcagcagcctcctctCACCCCACTGTCCACTATTAAGGCCTTTTCCTCTCAGATACAACCTCAGCCTCACAGCCTGCTGGCTCAGGGCTCCGCCGCCGGTTCGGCCTACCAGTCTCAGCCTGCCAAGCCTGGGCGGGCAAGGAAGTACCCAGTGGGCCGGCAGTGTAAGACGCCGCCCCACGAGCGCCCCTATGCCTGCCCTGCCGAGGGCTGTGACCGCCGCTTCTCTCGATCAGACGAGCTGACGCGCCATGTCCGGGTGCACACTGGCCAGAAGCCATTCCAGTGCCGCATCTGCATGAGGAGCTTCAGCCGCAGCGACCACCTGACCACGCACATCCGCACGCACACCGGGGAGAAGCCCTTTGCCTGCACCGAGTGTGGCCGCAAGTTCGCCCGCAGCGACGAGCGCAAGAGGCACGCCAAGATCCACttgaggcagagagacaggaagacggACAAAAACCCTTCCCCTcccacctcgtcctcctcttcctctgctcctgtcAGCATCGCAGACCCTTCCCCCGTCCCCGTCTACTcctcccctcccacctcctccccctgctcctcctcctactcctctcCAGGGCACAGCTCTTTCACCGCTTCTCCTGCCACCTCGCTCttcaccagctcctcctcctccttctcttcacTCAATGTCCAGGTGGCCTCCCCCTGTTTCACCTCTCCCTCATCATCGTCACATGtctacacctcctcctcctctccccagctctactcctcctgctcctctcccatGGGGAGTCCTCAGTCTGACGTCCCGGCCCAGCTCCCCTCTCCCCACAGCTCTGACATCTGCTGA